ACCGTTTTTCGCCGACATGAAGGCGTATACGCTCGATAACCTCAATCGATTCAAGGAGAAGGACGAGTCGGAGGGACCGGCGCAGGCCATCGCGATGCTTCAGGGCCAGGCGGCGGATCGCGAAACCTATATGGAGTGGGACGTCAACGTTCTCGTCGACAACTCCGAAACCGAGGGGCCGGTCGTCATCGTCGAAAACACGCCGACCTATCGCAACCTGTTCGGCACGATCGAAAAAACCATCACCCCCAACGGCAACTGGTTTACCGATTTCACGAAGATCCGCGCGGGCAGCATTCTGCGCGCCGACGGCGGATTTCTCGTGTTCCATCTGCTCGACGCGCTCACCGAGCCCGGCGTTTGGAAGGCGCTCAAGCGCACGATCAAGTCGCGGCAGGTCGAGATCGAGTCGTACGACAGCGTTCTTTTCTACATGACGTCGTCGCTCAAACCGCAAGGCATCGACGTCGACGTCAAACTCGTCGTGATCGGCGACGTGTATCTCTATCACATGCTCCACGCGTACGACGAAGACTTCAAAAAGATGTTCAAGGTACGCGCCGATTTCGACCACGTCATGCCTCACAGCGACGACTCCGTGTTCGAAACGGCCCGCTTCGTGTCGCAGGTCGTTCGCAACGAGAACCTGCCGCCATTCGACAAGACCGCCCTCGCCGCCGTCGTCGAGGAGTGCGTGGCGATGGCCGGCCAGCTGAACAAGCTGACGACCAAGTTCTCCGTCGTCGCCGACATCGTGCGCGAGACGGCCTACTGGACGGTCAAGACGCGAGCCAAAGTGGCGAAAGCGCAGCACGTGCTGCGCGCGCTCGATGCGCGCAAAACGCGCAGCAACCTGATCGAGGAAAAACTCCAGGAGATGATCGACGCGGGCAAGATCCTCATCTCGACGGGCGGCGGCAGAGTCGGCCAGATCAACGGTCTCGCGGTGTACCAGATCGGCGACTACAGTTTCGGCAAGCCCACCCGAATTACCGCCAAGATCGGCATGGGCCGCGCGGGGATCATCAATATCGAGCGCGAAGCGAAGCTTTCGGGCAAGACCTACGACAAGGGGCTGTTCATTCTCAATGGGTTCCTGCGTGAGCGATTCTCGATGGACAAACCCATGACGCTCTCGGCGTCGGTCGCGTTCGAACAGAGCTACGGCGGCGTGGACGGCGACTCGGCGAGCAGCACCGAGACCTATGCGTTGCTCTCGGCCATCGCGGACATCCCTCTCGACCAGTCGATCGCGGTCACGGGCTCGATGAATCAGAACGGCGAGATCCAGCCCATCGGCGGCGTCAACGAAAAGATCGAAGGCTACTTCCTCGCGTGCAAGGCCAAGAAGCTCACGGGGCGGCAGGGCGTCATCATTCCGATCCAGAACGTCTCCGACCTGATGCTCTCGCACGAAGT
Above is a window of Deltaproteobacteria bacterium DNA encoding:
- a CDS encoding AAA family ATPase is translated as MRKADPSRFELKSEQIRWICDPSRFAFETTAELEPLDGVIGQKRATEALELGLALRSPGYHIFACGGVGTGKMSTVKRLLKKLPKSAKKPDDIVYLFNFKNPKEPLATKLSAGEGNRLKKDMREFVVDLLEMIPNLFDNKEFKGQRDALVERFRESQKKIFRDLEGEIKKKSFAMVQIQIGQLVRPAILPVIESQPVAFEQLEQLAENGNFPQPKLEDLKREHQILHGRLESAMKESRGLDRRLKDEIVKLERDLAGHEIDALIGDLRETHPSPALEPFFADMKAYTLDNLNRFKEKDESEGPAQAIAMLQGQAADRETYMEWDVNVLVDNSETEGPVVIVENTPTYRNLFGTIEKTITPNGNWFTDFTKIRAGSILRADGGFLVFHLLDALTEPGVWKALKRTIKSRQVEIESYDSVLFYMTSSLKPQGIDVDVKLVVIGDVYLYHMLHAYDEDFKKMFKVRADFDHVMPHSDDSVFETARFVSQVVRNENLPPFDKTALAAVVEECVAMAGQLNKLTTKFSVVADIVRETAYWTVKTRAKVAKAQHVLRALDARKTRSNLIEEKLQEMIDAGKILISTGGGRVGQINGLAVYQIGDYSFGKPTRITAKIGMGRAGIINIEREAKLSGKTYDKGLFILNGFLRERFSMDKPMTLSASVAFEQSYGGVDGDSASSTETYALLSAIADIPLDQSIAVTGSMNQNGEIQPIGGVNEKIEGYFLACKAKKLTGRQGVIIPIQNVSDLMLSHEVVEAVRKRKFHIWAVSHVDEGMEVLTGIEAGARGADGKFPADTLNGVVDGKLFKFAKDLQDFGKEKKDDKKASEKKDAEVAEDDSPKESEGKKSGPKRKTKRRR